A DNA window from Fodinibius sp. Rm-B-1B1-1 contains the following coding sequences:
- a CDS encoding metal-sulfur cluster assembly factor: MSKSSIDRRKIARNLREVIDPELGVNIVDLGLVYNILCDDGRVVVEFTATTPGCPMRRFLQQQVEEKLAAIEEIDEYEARLVWEPEWNVDMIKKDVEFFAYPPPQQRA; encoded by the coding sequence ATGAGTAAATCTTCCATAGATCGGCGCAAGATAGCCCGGAATCTTCGAGAAGTGATTGATCCCGAACTGGGAGTAAATATCGTAGATCTTGGTTTGGTCTACAACATTCTGTGTGACGATGGCAGAGTAGTTGTAGAATTTACGGCTACGACTCCGGGCTGTCCCATGCGTCGGTTTTTGCAACAGCAAGTTGAAGAAAAGCTCGCAGCTATTGAGGAGATAGACGAGTATGAAGCACGGTTAGTTTGGGAACCGGAGTGGAATGTCGACATGATTAAGAAAGACGTAGAGTTTTTTGCGTATCCACCGCCTCAACAACGTGCATAA
- a CDS encoding histone H1, with protein sequence MDESTVSLFNQMKEEWEKLEENHEDFDQKDNKAAGRRARKAANNLKKLLTPYKKASVAEAKEM encoded by the coding sequence ATGGATGAAAGCACAGTTAGTCTCTTCAATCAAATGAAAGAAGAGTGGGAAAAGTTAGAAGAAAACCACGAAGACTTCGATCAAAAGGATAATAAAGCTGCTGGTCGCAGAGCCAGAAAAGCTGCCAATAACTTGAAGAAGTTATTGACGCCCTATAAGAAAGCTTCTGTAGCCGAAGCCAAAGAAATGTAG
- a CDS encoding DNA adenine methylase yields MKSIISRPSKFYSPLRYPGGKAKLTEFLSNVIEKNKISGCTYIEPYAGGAGAALSLLILEKVDRIVINDFDKAIYSLWDILINDHKYLIDKIREKDISIKEWNKQRDIYQDPDSNKYELGFATFYLNRTNHSGIIEGRPIGGFDQSSKWGIGARYKKETLIKRIKKIALYNSRIDVTNKDGIQLMNDFDHQNGRQLFYIDPPYYVKGSSLYLNHYESSDHKALADFLNKNVDLNWILTYDNVPEILELYADRSRKTFDINYSANTHRKAKELMIYSNSISFPTEYEE; encoded by the coding sequence ATGAAGTCAATTATATCACGACCATCAAAGTTCTATAGTCCCCTTAGATATCCAGGGGGAAAAGCTAAATTAACCGAGTTTCTATCAAATGTAATTGAAAAGAATAAAATAAGCGGATGCACTTATATCGAGCCATATGCAGGTGGAGCTGGTGCTGCTTTGTCACTTTTAATATTAGAAAAGGTTGATCGTATTGTTATTAATGATTTTGACAAAGCTATTTATTCTCTTTGGGATATACTTATCAATGATCATAAGTATTTGATAGATAAAATTCGTGAAAAAGATATAAGTATTAAAGAGTGGAATAAACAAAGGGATATTTACCAAGATCCTGATTCAAATAAATATGAATTAGGATTTGCTACTTTTTATTTAAATCGAACCAATCATTCGGGGATAATTGAAGGTCGACCTATAGGTGGCTTTGATCAGTCTTCAAAATGGGGAATTGGAGCACGTTACAAAAAGGAAACACTTATAAAAAGAATTAAAAAAATCGCTCTATATAATTCTAGAATAGATGTAACTAATAAAGATGGCATCCAATTGATGAACGATTTTGATCATCAAAATGGGCGCCAACTATTTTATATTGATCCCCCGTATTATGTTAAAGGGAGTTCGTTGTATTTGAATCATTATGAATCTTCTGATCATAAAGCCTTAGCTGATTTTTTAAATAAAAATGTCGATTTAAATTGGATTTTAACTTATGATAATGTACCCGAAATTTTAGAGCTTTATGCGGACCGTTCAAGGAAAACATTCGATATAAATTATTCTGCTAATACTCATCGGAAAGCTAAAGAATTAATGATCTATTCTAATTCTATTTCTTTTCCAACAGAATATGAAGAGTAA
- a CDS encoding class I SAM-dependent DNA methyltransferase, with amino-acid sequence MSTNLNKLENRLWEVANNLRANSTLSSFEYSTPVLGLIFLRYAWHRFKPLHEKKEKESSGRVTIGPEHYKAEGVMYLPEKARYDYLLQLPESEDIGKKVNEAMEAIEKENRELAGVLPKEYKRFDDSMLKDLLKNFSNIGTDVEGDVFGQIYEYFLGQFAMNEGQKGGEFFTPTSIVKLIVEVLEPYGGKILDPACGSGGMFVQSEKFRQRHRDQAKQNLSIYGQENKEATVRLCKMNLAVHGLEGDIKAGNTYYENLHNCVGRFDYVMANPPFNVSGVDKETIEGDERYPFGIPSTDNANFLWMQEFYSALKDPETSSGQGGRAGFVMANSAADARHSEQEIRKQLIKEGVVDVIISVGSNFFYTVTLPCTLWFFDKGKQGTDRENEVLFIDARNIYRQIDRAQRDFTPDQIEFISSIVRRYRNEEEVHFEVAAEPDTDYEANGSSVTQPDDMDELFLNGEYQDIPGLCKVATVEEIEEQGWSLNPGRYVGVAEREEDDVDFQVRLGELYEELELLNAESKDLEQKISSNIQKVLNTND; translated from the coding sequence ATGTCCACCAACCTCAATAAGCTTGAAAACCGCCTGTGGGAAGTTGCCAATAACCTTCGGGCCAACTCCACGCTCAGTTCCTTTGAATACTCTACGCCCGTACTGGGACTCATTTTCCTGCGCTATGCCTGGCACCGTTTTAAGCCCCTGCACGAAAAGAAGGAAAAAGAAAGCAGTGGTCGTGTAACCATTGGTCCCGAGCACTACAAGGCTGAAGGCGTGATGTACCTGCCAGAGAAAGCGCGATACGATTACCTGTTACAGCTCCCCGAAAGCGAAGATATTGGTAAAAAAGTGAACGAGGCGATGGAAGCCATTGAGAAGGAAAATCGTGAACTGGCCGGTGTGCTACCGAAGGAGTACAAGCGGTTTGACGATTCCATGCTCAAAGACCTACTCAAGAACTTTTCCAATATAGGTACCGACGTAGAGGGAGATGTCTTCGGACAGATTTATGAGTATTTCCTCGGGCAGTTTGCCATGAACGAGGGGCAGAAGGGCGGTGAGTTTTTTACGCCCACCTCTATTGTAAAGCTGATTGTAGAAGTGCTGGAGCCCTATGGCGGCAAGATTTTAGATCCGGCCTGTGGTTCGGGCGGTATGTTTGTGCAGTCGGAGAAGTTTCGGCAGCGCCACCGCGATCAGGCCAAGCAGAATCTTTCGATATATGGTCAGGAGAACAAGGAAGCCACCGTTCGCCTTTGCAAGATGAACCTGGCGGTGCATGGATTGGAAGGGGATATTAAGGCCGGCAACACCTACTACGAAAATTTGCACAATTGCGTCGGACGCTTTGACTACGTGATGGCCAATCCGCCCTTTAATGTAAGCGGGGTGGACAAAGAAACGATCGAAGGCGATGAGCGCTATCCCTTTGGCATTCCCAGTACCGATAACGCCAACTTTCTGTGGATGCAGGAGTTTTACAGTGCCCTTAAAGATCCTGAAACAAGTTCAGGACAGGGCGGACGGGCCGGTTTTGTGATGGCGAACTCCGCCGCCGATGCCCGCCACAGTGAGCAGGAGATCCGCAAGCAGCTCATAAAAGAGGGCGTGGTGGATGTGATTATCTCTGTCGGCTCCAATTTCTTTTATACGGTAACCCTGCCGTGTACGCTCTGGTTCTTTGACAAGGGCAAGCAAGGCACCGACCGCGAAAACGAAGTGCTTTTTATTGACGCCCGAAACATCTATCGGCAGATTGACCGCGCCCAGCGCGACTTTACGCCCGACCAGATTGAATTTATATCCAGTATCGTCCGCCGATACCGCAACGAAGAGGAAGTACACTTTGAAGTAGCTGCTGAGCCGGATACCGATTACGAAGCCAACGGCTCATCTGTTACCCAGCCGGATGATATGGACGAGCTGTTTTTAAATGGCGAATACCAAGACATTCCCGGACTCTGCAAGGTGGCTACGGTTGAAGAAATTGAGGAGCAGGGTTGGAGCCTAAACCCGGGCCGGTACGTGGGCGTAGCCGAGCGGGAAGAGGATGATGTGGATTTTCAGGTGCGTCTTGGAGAACTGTACGAGGAGTTGGAGTTGCTAAATGCTGAGTCCAAAGATTTAGAACAGAAAATATCTTCAAATATTCAAAAAGTGCTCAATACCAATGATTAA
- a CDS encoding cbb3-type cytochrome c oxidase subunit I, with amino-acid sequence MNKPSAVRSVERPLTVEKAKVEERIDTSPKSVKLIFTFIACSAFWLVFGTLVGEYLGFKFVWPELDSISWLSFGRLRPVHTNVVFWGFLSQAMIALALYVVPRTSQRELFSYRLGWFSLGLMNLSIITGVIALMACINNGAQEYREFIWPIFALFAFGLILVAYNLYKTIADRNVKEIYISNWYILAACLWTIILVLIAYLPGYQQDGISQTVIQGYYMHQGVGQWFTPMVLGLTYYFLPKLLNRPIYSYSLGVLAFWTQMVFYTMIGSHHFVFSPIPWWIQTVAIVFSVGMIVPVTAGTGNFLLTMRGKWRSIARSYSLPFILAGVIFYAIVSYQGTLEAFRSLNKVWHFTNFTIAHSHMSMYGFISFLVWGGIYGLIPRMTGNEPPQFAVGAHFWLALIGVLVYSIPLMIGGTLQGLSWIAGESFMESVTLMTPYWVWRAVGGTMMFISHLVFAYNVWKMRPGNKNEVVESTNS; translated from the coding sequence ATGAATAAACCTTCTGCTGTACGTTCTGTGGAACGGCCACTAACGGTCGAAAAGGCAAAAGTTGAGGAGCGGATAGATACCTCTCCCAAATCAGTTAAGTTGATATTTACGTTTATCGCCTGTTCAGCTTTTTGGCTGGTATTTGGCACTCTCGTTGGTGAATACCTCGGATTCAAATTTGTCTGGCCGGAACTGGATTCCATCTCCTGGCTTTCATTTGGTCGACTTCGTCCGGTACATACGAATGTGGTATTTTGGGGATTCCTTTCCCAAGCCATGATTGCATTAGCACTCTATGTGGTTCCCCGTACCAGTCAGCGTGAGTTGTTTAGCTACCGGTTGGGATGGTTTAGCTTAGGTCTCATGAATCTATCTATTATTACTGGTGTGATTGCTTTGATGGCCTGTATTAATAACGGTGCGCAGGAATATCGCGAATTTATCTGGCCGATATTTGCTCTGTTTGCCTTTGGGCTCATATTGGTTGCTTATAATTTGTATAAAACCATTGCAGATCGGAATGTAAAAGAGATTTATATATCCAACTGGTACATTCTGGCAGCCTGCCTGTGGACAATTATTTTGGTGTTGATTGCCTATTTGCCCGGTTATCAGCAGGACGGAATCAGCCAGACAGTTATTCAGGGATATTACATGCACCAAGGCGTGGGACAGTGGTTTACCCCCATGGTGTTAGGTCTTACATATTACTTTTTGCCCAAATTATTAAATAGGCCTATCTACTCATATTCGCTGGGTGTACTGGCCTTTTGGACGCAGATGGTATTCTACACCATGATTGGGTCACATCACTTTGTGTTTAGTCCCATTCCCTGGTGGATTCAAACGGTAGCCATTGTTTTTAGTGTAGGAATGATCGTGCCAGTGACGGCCGGTACCGGTAACTTTTTGCTTACGATGCGGGGTAAATGGCGTTCTATAGCTCGTAGTTATTCCTTACCCTTTATTTTAGCAGGGGTCATCTTTTATGCAATCGTGTCTTACCAAGGTACGCTTGAGGCCTTCCGATCCCTTAATAAAGTATGGCACTTTACGAATTTTACCATTGCTCACTCACATATGAGCATGTATGGATTTATATCATTTCTGGTATGGGGTGGAATTTATGGGCTGATTCCAAGAATGACCGGCAATGAACCGCCCCAGTTTGCCGTTGGTGCTCATTTTTGGCTGGCGCTTATTGGGGTGCTGGTATACAGTATTCCTTTGATGATTGGTGGAACTCTGCAGGGGCTCAGCTGGATCGCCGGAGAATCATTTATGGAGTCGGTTACTTTGATGACGCCGTATTGGGTTTGGAGAGCTGTCGGAGGTACTATGATGTTTATTTCACACCTGGTATTTGCTTACAACGTCTGGAAAATGAGACCCGGAAATAAAAATGAAGTTGTTGAATCTACAAACTCCTAA
- a CDS encoding cbb3-type cytochrome c oxidase subunit II produces the protein MKLNFHKNHKLLFGVVFWGFVFLSLIIAVFPALWVQQENEPLPASEPMTELERKGMKVFINEGCAYCHTQQVRPIEMDKNWGRPSAPGDYARVNRPSVWRQTPAVLGSERTGPDLTNIGKRQPSAVWHYMHLYNPRAVVEESIMPSYPWLFEVKNDPGSDETVVSMPDDYGSDEGQIVATEEAKALIAYLQSLEQVAMNAPATSDSEEDTSEKISENQQKTIDGASIYANNCASCHQNNGQGVQGAFPSLVDDPVVIDEDPTDHIRAVLYGMQGVSIKGEAYNGIMQPFEQTLSDEEVAAVINHERTNWGNDAPTITAEDVAEVRNNDELNEITAEEE, from the coding sequence ATGAAGCTTAATTTTCATAAAAATCACAAGTTGCTATTTGGCGTAGTGTTTTGGGGCTTTGTGTTCCTCAGTCTAATTATTGCCGTCTTTCCGGCTCTTTGGGTACAGCAAGAGAACGAGCCATTGCCTGCCAGTGAACCGATGACCGAACTGGAACGGAAGGGGATGAAAGTCTTTATTAATGAAGGGTGTGCTTATTGCCATACCCAGCAGGTACGTCCTATTGAAATGGATAAAAACTGGGGGCGTCCATCAGCTCCAGGGGATTATGCGAGGGTCAATCGTCCGAGTGTATGGAGGCAAACGCCTGCTGTTTTGGGAAGTGAGCGTACCGGTCCGGATCTAACCAATATTGGTAAGCGGCAGCCCAGTGCTGTATGGCATTATATGCACTTGTATAATCCGAGAGCTGTGGTTGAAGAGTCAATTATGCCCTCTTACCCGTGGCTTTTTGAGGTTAAGAATGATCCTGGATCTGATGAAACTGTAGTATCAATGCCGGATGACTATGGCTCAGATGAAGGCCAAATTGTAGCTACCGAAGAGGCTAAAGCTTTAATTGCTTACCTGCAATCGCTTGAGCAAGTCGCTATGAATGCTCCAGCGACCTCAGATTCTGAAGAGGACACGAGTGAGAAGATATCAGAAAACCAACAAAAAACGATTGATGGAGCTTCTATATACGCCAATAATTGTGCCTCATGTCATCAAAATAATGGTCAGGGCGTTCAGGGAGCTTTTCCTTCTTTAGTCGATGATCCGGTAGTTATCGATGAAGATCCTACTGATCATATTCGTGCTGTGCTCTATGGTATGCAGGGCGTGTCCATTAAGGGGGAGGCTTACAATGGAATCATGCAGCCTTTTGAACAGACATTATCGGATGAAGAAGTTGCTGCTGTAATAAATCATGAAAGAACCAACTGGGGTAATGATGCGCCAACGATTACTGCAGAAGATGTAGCAGAAGTTAGAAATAATGATGAACTCAATGAAATTACCGCCGAGGAGGAGTAG
- a CDS encoding acetyltransferase, with amino-acid sequence MKKEEAEEVRKACIRAAKEGFQDAALSGLCMDGAIEAAIGAMQSIDLENILREQADNSTK; translated from the coding sequence ATGAAGAAAGAAGAAGCTGAAGAAGTGCGAAAGGCATGTATACGTGCAGCTAAGGAAGGGTTTCAAGATGCTGCTTTAAGTGGACTTTGTATGGATGGGGCCATTGAGGCAGCAATTGGTGCCATGCAGTCGATAGACCTTGAGAATATCCTCCGTGAACAAGCTGATAATAGCACGAAATGA
- a CDS encoding helix-turn-helix transcriptional regulator: protein MFTGSKKQLLDLIKRKGTISIDEAVENTNLAKTTLREHFLQLERDGYIQRDYVRSGPGRPSLEYQLTQKGNSLFPSYESALIKELLNFLKSKGDEETIKEFFSAFWEERIEKAQYRMDQSSKKDLQARIETLTHMLEEEGFMPEFNLDEDTKSLTIKECNCPFSEVVKETRLPCKLEAMFYKKLFNDKAERTSHIAEGDFSCTYDIPIETS from the coding sequence ATGTTTACAGGTTCGAAAAAACAACTACTTGACCTTATCAAAAGAAAAGGAACAATCTCTATTGATGAGGCTGTAGAAAACACCAACTTGGCAAAAACAACCCTTCGTGAACACTTTTTGCAACTGGAAAGAGATGGATATATACAGCGAGATTACGTACGCTCTGGACCAGGTCGGCCAAGTCTTGAATACCAACTAACCCAAAAAGGCAATAGCCTGTTTCCCTCTTATGAGTCGGCCTTAATTAAAGAATTGCTTAACTTTTTAAAATCCAAAGGTGATGAAGAAACTATCAAAGAGTTTTTTAGCGCCTTTTGGGAAGAACGTATTGAAAAAGCTCAATATCGGATGGATCAATCCTCAAAAAAGGATCTTCAGGCAAGGATTGAGACCCTAACCCACATGCTGGAAGAAGAAGGGTTTATGCCTGAATTTAATTTAGATGAGGACACCAAATCCCTCACTATTAAAGAATGCAACTGCCCATTTAGCGAAGTGGTAAAAGAAACCAGGCTTCCATGTAAACTGGAGGCTATGTTTTATAAAAAGCTATTTAATGATAAGGCTGAACGAACCAGCCATATTGCTGAAGGAGATTTCTCTTGCACCTATGATATCCCAATAGAAACCTCCTGA
- a CDS encoding restriction endonuclease subunit S, with product MIKSIKTKKLDELCDVTSSKRIYASEYKDEGVPFYRGKEIIEKQKGNLEVSTEIFISEERYKEIKENYDVPKPGDLLLTSVGTLGVPYVIDNGERFYFKDGNLIWFKNFDGLNSKYLYYWFLSPQGEAQLKRSTIGSSQSAFTITLLRDVEIELPSLDTQTKIASTLSAFDNLIENNSRRIEILEEMARRIYREWFVHFRYPGHENDDLVDSGTELGDIPEGWEVKKFGDLVEYDRDRVKNEDVEEEVSVLGLGDMPKESINLSEWENTDDIGSTKLRFKEDDILFGKIRPYFHKVGFAQVNGVCSSDIFVWRPKEKEDFVLALLASSSDKFVEVATNSSSGTKMPRAKWDVLEKYLIAYPPEELLQKLNLLVGSSLQQIRTLSFQNKRLKETRDLLLPKLISGKIDVEKLHQLGNEGNVD from the coding sequence ATGATTAAAAGTATAAAGACTAAAAAATTGGATGAGCTCTGTGATGTTACTTCAAGCAAAAGAATATATGCTTCAGAATATAAAGATGAAGGAGTTCCCTTTTATCGGGGAAAAGAAATAATTGAAAAGCAAAAAGGTAATTTAGAAGTATCCACAGAGATATTTATATCCGAAGAGAGATATAAAGAGATTAAAGAAAATTATGATGTTCCTAAACCTGGCGACTTACTCTTAACCTCAGTTGGAACATTGGGAGTACCTTATGTTATTGACAATGGTGAAAGGTTTTATTTTAAAGATGGTAACCTTATATGGTTTAAAAATTTTGATGGGCTAAATAGCAAGTATCTCTATTACTGGTTCTTATCACCACAAGGTGAGGCCCAATTAAAAAGAAGTACAATTGGATCATCACAGTCAGCTTTTACCATAACATTATTGAGAGATGTAGAAATAGAACTGCCATCATTAGATACTCAAACAAAAATTGCATCTACTCTCTCCGCCTTTGACAACCTAATCGAAAACAACAGCAGACGCATCGAAATCCTGGAGGAGATGGCGCGGCGGATCTATCGCGAGTGGTTCGTGCACTTCCGCTATCCCGGCCACGAAAATGATGATCTGGTGGATTCGGGTACGGAGCTGGGTGATATTCCTGAGGGGTGGGAGGTGAAGAAGTTTGGAGATTTAGTTGAGTATGATAGAGACCGAGTAAAAAATGAAGATGTCGAAGAAGAAGTGTCTGTTTTAGGATTGGGGGACATGCCCAAGGAGTCAATCAATTTATCCGAATGGGAAAATACAGATGATATTGGCAGTACAAAGTTAAGGTTTAAAGAAGATGATATTCTTTTTGGGAAAATTCGACCTTATTTTCATAAAGTAGGATTTGCACAAGTAAATGGGGTTTGTTCTTCAGATATATTTGTTTGGCGACCAAAAGAGAAAGAGGATTTTGTATTAGCATTGCTTGCTTCTTCATCTGATAAGTTTGTAGAAGTAGCCACTAATTCTTCTTCAGGTACAAAAATGCCAAGAGCAAAATGGGATGTCCTCGAAAAGTATCTAATTGCTTATCCTCCTGAAGAACTATTGCAGAAATTAAACTTATTAGTTGGTAGCTCTTTGCAACAAATTAGGACACTGAGTTTTCAAAACAAGAGATTGAAAGAGACAAGAGATTTATTATTACCGAAGCTTATTTCGGGGAAGATTGATGTGGAGAAATTACATCAACTTGGGAATGAGGGGAATGTTGATTAG
- a CDS encoding ferredoxin family protein, which produces MAYVVTDPCIQCKHTNCAAVCPVDAFREGPNFLVIDPLECIDCDAYVAECPEEAIFPDDEVPIEWVDYIELNERLAEEWADHVINQAKDPLPEVHKWSGRDDKLDFLIESWDDLKIAK; this is translated from the coding sequence ATGGCATACGTAGTAACCGATCCGTGTATTCAGTGTAAGCACACTAACTGTGCGGCTGTTTGTCCGGTGGATGCCTTTCGGGAGGGACCCAACTTTTTGGTGATTGATCCTCTCGAGTGCATTGATTGTGATGCTTACGTCGCGGAATGTCCCGAGGAGGCCATTTTTCCTGATGATGAAGTGCCCATAGAATGGGTGGATTATATTGAACTAAATGAGCGTCTTGCCGAAGAATGGGCCGACCATGTGATCAATCAGGCAAAAGATCCGCTACCTGAAGTTCATAAATGGAGCGGTCGCGATGACAAACTGGATTTCCTTATTGAAAGCTGGGACGATTTGAAAATTGCAAAGTAA
- a CDS encoding cytochrome c: protein MSEDNSNLIHVYLDDGDEPIVSYRPPVRFELDTTQLEDGPHTLKVVATDASGHKGVRTIPFEVRNGPGIDVEGLQDNDMLEGKVPILLNAYGGAKEPFWEPSRAETPAPVPTWAWVLLLVVVAWSAFYIAQQWNAPDEFASSPTYSLFTGEGEYAQPAGEAPSRSRANIGATLYRTSCSSCHQGNGEGVAGAFPPLAGDPVVTDEDPTRHIEIILFGMQGKAIEGVEYSAAMPPFAKQLSDEEVAAIINHERTSWGNDAPTVTAEEVQKVRAEGD, encoded by the coding sequence ATGTCTGAAGATAACAGCAATTTGATACATGTTTATTTGGATGACGGAGATGAGCCTATTGTATCATACCGGCCGCCTGTTCGTTTTGAGTTGGATACAACGCAGCTGGAGGATGGGCCTCATACATTAAAAGTGGTGGCTACCGATGCCAGTGGTCACAAGGGGGTCCGTACTATCCCGTTTGAGGTAAGGAACGGCCCGGGCATCGATGTAGAAGGCTTGCAAGACAATGATATGCTGGAAGGGAAAGTCCCCATACTATTGAATGCGTATGGTGGGGCTAAAGAACCTTTTTGGGAACCGTCACGCGCTGAAACGCCTGCTCCGGTCCCAACCTGGGCATGGGTCCTGCTTTTGGTAGTCGTAGCTTGGAGTGCTTTCTATATCGCCCAGCAATGGAATGCCCCGGATGAATTTGCCAGTTCTCCAACATATAGCTTATTTACGGGAGAGGGAGAATATGCACAGCCTGCTGGTGAGGCTCCTTCAAGGTCCCGGGCGAATATTGGGGCAACCCTTTACCGTACCAGTTGCTCGAGTTGTCATCAGGGTAATGGAGAAGGAGTAGCCGGAGCGTTTCCTCCTTTGGCGGGTGATCCTGTAGTCACAGACGAAGATCCTACCCGACACATCGAAATCATCCTATTTGGTATGCAGGGAAAAGCTATAGAGGGGGTAGAGTATTCGGCAGCGATGCCTCCTTTTGCAAAGCAACTTTCGGATGAAGAGGTGGCAGCCATCATTAATCACGAGCGTACCAGCTGGGGTAATGATGCACCAACGGTTACAGCCGAGGAGGTTCAGAAAGTGCGGGCTGAAGGCGACTAA
- a CDS encoding group III truncated hemoglobin: MCDIENEQDVAILVHSFYEKVQNDERLGYIFDDYAQVDWDKHLPKMIDFWSNLLFQTGRYTGRPFRQHIPLPIKKGDFDRWYGLFEKTVDKNFSGEKATLAKELARNIASSFEFRMEKGGLIQREQE; this comes from the coding sequence ATGTGTGATATAGAAAATGAGCAGGATGTAGCTATACTTGTTCATAGTTTTTATGAAAAGGTACAGAATGATGAAAGGCTGGGATATATCTTTGACGATTATGCCCAGGTTGATTGGGACAAACATCTACCGAAAATGATTGATTTTTGGTCGAACTTGCTGTTCCAGACAGGAAGGTATACGGGACGTCCTTTTCGACAACATATACCTCTGCCTATTAAAAAGGGAGATTTTGATCGATGGTATGGGCTTTTCGAGAAAACAGTAGATAAGAATTTCAGTGGAGAAAAGGCTACACTTGCAAAAGAATTAGCCCGTAATATAGCTTCTTCGTTTGAGTTCCGAATGGAAAAGGGTGGTTTAATACAACGGGAACAGGAATGA
- a CDS encoding phospholipase D family protein, with translation MSSSMFHNGVNCDVYIGTGAGSMIDRHIKNANKSIKIVSPYLNPHLVEKLIHLKRKGREISLITNTEIEDFYGSVSKRNIYELIHQVKTTDKDAVKRQEKYKNTSQILLYVTGGLILLLLGLYYFTAKAEVAVGLVPILILLLVYNMYRSKAKNTKIYNYHYEKLFPFKVCLPDSYANNSFTIHSKIFIIDNRTAFLGSLNFTKSGFEDNHETRVKIEDPTVVRKINDEFNALFNNPNIKEADIQKIGSRLYPEPIN, from the coding sequence ATGTCATCTTCTATGTTTCACAATGGGGTAAACTGTGACGTTTATATCGGCACGGGAGCCGGTTCTATGATCGACAGGCATATAAAGAATGCTAATAAATCTATTAAGATCGTTTCGCCCTACCTTAATCCCCACTTAGTGGAAAAACTGATACATTTAAAACGTAAGGGTAGAGAGATTTCCCTTATCACAAATACAGAAATTGAAGATTTTTACGGCTCAGTTTCCAAAAGGAATATTTATGAGCTTATCCATCAGGTTAAAACGACCGACAAGGATGCCGTTAAGCGGCAGGAGAAATATAAGAACACTTCGCAGATATTATTATATGTCACCGGTGGGCTTATTCTACTACTTTTAGGGCTTTATTATTTTACTGCTAAGGCTGAAGTAGCAGTTGGCCTGGTACCCATCTTAATATTACTATTGGTATATAATATGTATAGGAGCAAGGCTAAGAATACGAAAATATACAACTATCATTATGAAAAGCTCTTCCCGTTTAAAGTCTGTCTGCCCGATAGTTATGCAAACAACAGTTTTACCATCCACAGTAAAATATTCATCATCGACAACAGGACCGCTTTTTTAGGGTCACTAAACTTCACAAAAAGTGGATTTGAAGATAATCATGAAACGCGTGTCAAAATTGAAGACCCGACAGTAGTTCGCAAAATAAATGATGAGTTTAATGCCCTGTTTAACAATCCAAATATCAAAGAAGCAGACATCCAAAAAATAGGAAGCAGACTTTATCCTGAGCCTATCAATTAA
- a CDS encoding DUF3565 domain-containing protein, with product MKQSIIGFHKDVEDDWVAELECGHNQHVRHNPPWQLRPWVTTESGRESRKGMQLDCKKCDRSEPKDNEA from the coding sequence ATGAAACAATCTATTATTGGTTTTCACAAAGATGTAGAGGACGATTGGGTGGCTGAGCTGGAATGCGGACATAATCAGCATGTGCGTCATAATCCACCTTGGCAACTTCGTCCCTGGGTTACAACAGAGTCTGGAAGAGAATCCCGTAAGGGAATGCAATTGGATTGCAAGAAATGTGATCGCAGCGAACCTAAAGATAATGAAGCCTAA